From a region of the Fischerella sp. JS2 genome:
- a CDS encoding glycosyltransferase family 1 protein produces the protein MNSRTEQRIALISVHGDPAIEIGKEEAGGQNVYVRQVGEALAQLGWQVDMFTRKISTEQDTIVQHRHNCRTIRLEAGAVEFVPRDNLFGNLPEFVDNFLKFQRENGITYPLIHTNYWLSSWVGMQLKKIQGSKQVHTYHSLGAVKYNTVKTVPLIASTRLAVEKEVLETAERIVATSPQEKEHMRSLVSTKGNIDIIPCGTDIEQFGCISRQAARVQLGLNPEDKVVMYVGRFDPRKGIETLVRAVGKSQFRGDKHLKLIIGGGSRPGQSDGMERERIEGIVHELGMSNFTIFTGRLSQEILPSYYAAADVCVVPSHYEPFGLVAIEAMASNTPVVASDVGGLQFTVVSEETGLLAPPQDEDAFAVAIDRILANSEWRDHLGKAARKRVENKFSWKGVATQLSELYTQLLQAKVEEEEPVLLSS, from the coding sequence ATGAACTCTAGAACTGAACAACGCATTGCCTTAATTTCAGTACATGGCGACCCAGCAATTGAAATAGGCAAAGAAGAAGCTGGAGGGCAAAATGTTTATGTGCGCCAGGTGGGTGAAGCACTAGCCCAGCTAGGGTGGCAAGTTGATATGTTTACTCGCAAAATAAGCACAGAGCAAGACACTATTGTTCAACATCGTCATAATTGTCGAACAATACGATTAGAAGCGGGTGCTGTGGAATTTGTCCCTAGAGACAATTTATTTGGAAATTTGCCAGAATTTGTGGATAATTTTCTCAAATTCCAAAGAGAAAATGGAATTACATATCCATTAATTCACACAAACTACTGGCTCTCTAGCTGGGTAGGAATGCAGTTAAAGAAAATTCAAGGCAGTAAGCAGGTTCATACATACCACTCATTAGGAGCAGTCAAGTACAACACTGTCAAGACTGTTCCTCTAATTGCCAGTACAAGGTTAGCAGTGGAAAAAGAGGTATTGGAAACAGCAGAACGGATTGTGGCAACAAGTCCACAGGAGAAAGAACATATGCGATCGCTTGTTTCCACAAAAGGTAACATTGATATCATTCCCTGCGGTACTGATATTGAGCAGTTTGGTTGTATTAGTCGGCAAGCAGCAAGAGTTCAGTTAGGGCTTAACCCCGAAGACAAAGTTGTTATGTATGTGGGGCGTTTTGACCCCCGTAAAGGTATAGAAACCTTAGTGCGTGCTGTTGGAAAGTCTCAATTCCGTGGTGATAAGCATCTCAAGCTCATCATTGGCGGTGGAAGTCGTCCAGGGCAAAGCGATGGAATGGAACGTGAACGAATTGAAGGTATTGTTCACGAATTGGGAATGAGCAACTTTACCATTTTTACTGGACGTCTGAGTCAGGAAATTCTACCTTCTTACTATGCTGCTGCTGATGTTTGCGTTGTCCCCAGTCACTATGAACCATTTGGACTAGTAGCAATAGAAGCAATGGCTAGCAATACACCAGTAGTAGCCAGTGATGTTGGTGGACTTCAGTTTACTGTCGTATCTGAAGAAACTGGTTTGCTAGCACCACCACAAGATGAAGATGCTTTTGCTGTGGCAATTGACCGAATTCTTGCCAATAGCGAATGGCGAGATCACTTAGGTAAAGCTGCCAGAAAGAGAGTTGAAAACAAGTTTAGTTGGAAAGGTGTGGCGACTCAACTTAGCGAATTATACACCCAGTTACTGCAAGCAAAAGTTGAAGAAGAAGAACCAGTATTGCTGAGTTCATAA
- a CDS encoding RNA-binding protein — MSVRLYIGNLPKEEIDRQELQAVFAEEGDAVTTKLIKDRKTGKCRGFGFLTVNNDEQADQIIEKYNGQLFKDSPIKLEKALPRTKGEDNEEQSVPKAANQAGGNASASTPRENKKSKKPRRGGSSKESAPTGGDTEAIRPDPRWASELEKLKQMLAAQTTT; from the coding sequence ATGTCCGTTCGCCTATATATAGGCAATTTGCCTAAAGAAGAAATAGATCGTCAAGAACTGCAAGCAGTTTTTGCAGAAGAAGGTGATGCTGTCACTACTAAACTAATTAAAGACCGCAAAACAGGCAAATGTCGTGGCTTTGGTTTTCTCACGGTAAATAATGACGAACAAGCAGACCAGATTATTGAAAAATATAATGGTCAATTGTTCAAAGACTCTCCCATTAAATTAGAAAAGGCATTACCTCGTACTAAGGGAGAGGATAATGAAGAACAATCAGTTCCCAAAGCTGCTAATCAAGCTGGTGGTAACGCTAGTGCTAGCACACCGAGAGAAAACAAAAAATCTAAAAAGCCTCGCCGTGGTGGTAGTTCCAAAGAAAGCGCCCCAACTGGTGGCGATACAGAAGCTATTCGTCCAGATCCGCGTTGGGCTTCTGAGTTGGAAAAACTCAAACAAATGTTGGCTGCACAAACTACAACTTAA
- a CDS encoding NFACT family protein, which produces MQTFDFTTLTAVCSDIRAHWLPSRLEQVYQRDRYTISIALRTLKQRGWLEISWHPQAARLHIGDPPPRLPDTFTFSQQLVHQLGNLALVAVEAIAPWERVIDLQFARRPGEEPLYHLYVEIMGKYSNVILTDANNMIITAAHQVNQQKSSVRPILTGQPYETPPSLTNATPSLSESQQRWQERISLIPTAIKRQLLKNYRGVSPALVQSMLLAANIDPETNTDTLTPQDWQRLFARWQEWLQALAEEKFQPAWTTEGYTVLGWGGIEPTTDIQELLNRYYTDQLNQQTFSQLRHQLTQKVSNLLEKLWLKAQTFEQRLHQSDQADEYRTQADLLMTYLQKWKPGMKEITLPDFETGKPVKIALEPDKTAVQNAQYLYKQHQKLKRARAAVEPLLAEVNAEIEYLEQVEAAIAQIENYTTTDLQALEEIREELIQQQYLEDQEYRSRSHSETTDNFHHYRTPSGFEVLIGRNNRQNDQLTFRIANDYDLWFHTQEIPGSHVLLRLEPGAVPDEADLQFTANLSAYYSRARQSDQVPVVYTQPKYVYKPKGAKPGIAIYKQEQVIWGQPQLVSG; this is translated from the coding sequence GTGCAAACATTCGACTTTACCACTCTCACTGCTGTTTGTAGCGACATCCGTGCTCACTGGTTGCCATCGCGCTTGGAACAAGTTTATCAGCGCGATCGCTATACTATTTCTATAGCGCTACGTACTCTCAAACAGCGCGGTTGGCTAGAGATTTCCTGGCATCCTCAAGCAGCGCGTCTGCACATAGGTGATCCACCACCGCGCTTACCAGATACATTTACCTTTAGTCAGCAACTAGTTCATCAGTTGGGTAATTTAGCATTAGTGGCAGTTGAGGCGATCGCACCCTGGGAACGCGTTATTGATTTGCAATTTGCTCGTCGTCCAGGAGAAGAACCTTTGTATCACCTGTATGTAGAAATTATGGGTAAATACAGTAACGTTATTCTCACTGATGCGAATAACATGATCATCACTGCGGCTCACCAAGTTAACCAACAAAAATCAAGCGTTCGTCCTATCCTCACTGGACAGCCTTATGAAACACCACCCAGTCTAACTAATGCTACACCTAGTTTGAGCGAATCTCAACAACGCTGGCAAGAACGAATTAGTTTGATACCAACAGCAATCAAGCGGCAGTTGTTAAAAAACTATCGTGGTGTTTCTCCAGCATTAGTACAGTCAATGCTTTTGGCAGCAAATATAGATCCAGAAACAAACACTGATACCCTAACACCCCAAGATTGGCAGAGACTTTTTGCACGTTGGCAAGAATGGTTGCAAGCTTTAGCAGAGGAAAAATTTCAACCAGCTTGGACAACTGAAGGATACACAGTTCTTGGCTGGGGTGGAATTGAACCAACAACAGATATTCAAGAACTACTCAACCGCTACTACACAGATCAACTCAATCAACAAACTTTCTCTCAATTACGGCATCAACTGACTCAGAAAGTCAGTAATCTTTTAGAAAAATTGTGGTTGAAGGCACAAACTTTTGAGCAACGCTTGCACCAATCTGATCAAGCCGATGAATACCGCACTCAGGCTGATTTGTTGATGACATACCTGCAAAAGTGGAAACCGGGTATGAAGGAAATTACCCTTCCTGACTTTGAAACTGGTAAACCAGTAAAAATTGCCTTAGAACCAGATAAAACTGCTGTACAAAACGCTCAATATCTCTATAAACAGCACCAAAAACTCAAACGCGCTCGCGCTGCTGTAGAACCACTATTGGCAGAAGTAAATGCTGAAATCGAATATTTAGAACAAGTCGAAGCAGCGATCGCTCAAATAGAGAATTACACAACAACAGATTTGCAAGCCTTGGAAGAAATTCGTGAAGAGTTAATTCAACAGCAGTATTTAGAAGATCAAGAATACCGCAGTCGTAGTCATAGCGAGACTACTGATAATTTTCATCATTACCGTACCCCTAGCGGTTTTGAAGTCTTGATTGGTCGTAATAATCGGCAGAATGACCAATTAACTTTCCGTATCGCTAACGATTATGACCTGTGGTTCCACACTCAAGAAATTCCAGGTAGCCATGTATTACTAAGACTAGAACCCGGTGCTGTTCCAGACGAAGCAGATTTACAATTTACTGCTAATCTGAGTGCTTATTACAGTCGCGCTCGTCAAAGTGACCAAGTACCAGTAGTTTACACTCAAC
- a CDS encoding choice-of-anchor W domain-containing protein, with the protein MRYLNKYINHSKSVFVLGIATLGLLVAANPAKAFTLTSLVSQDADTDFDDYDFNAMLDSNQFKELFVAEGRIGNNSTNTAERELGINRDVRDPDPNLAGKPVAQDQFVWGNGTLYDLVLEYTGSRVNYIVGGKTLTSTAFSGSVTDIFFRTRAANNSTMTLSNFAIQSLDQNGNLLGNIFNIGSLSSIGQGSSDIDYLQLSNISTPFRLTGKVSMSWTGAAPSRSNLAYQIKVGTSPKRVPEPATVGAIFLAGIAGVGCSKRNKQTQQV; encoded by the coding sequence ATGCGCTATTTAAATAAATATATAAATCACAGCAAATCTGTATTCGTTTTGGGAATAGCAACCTTGGGCTTACTGGTTGCAGCTAACCCAGCCAAAGCTTTTACACTTACTTCTTTGGTATCTCAAGATGCAGATACAGATTTTGATGATTACGATTTTAATGCCATGCTTGACAGCAACCAGTTTAAAGAACTTTTTGTTGCTGAAGGACGAATTGGTAACAACAGTACAAACACCGCAGAGCGTGAATTAGGTATTAATAGAGATGTAAGAGATCCTGACCCTAATTTAGCTGGTAAACCTGTGGCTCAAGATCAGTTTGTCTGGGGAAATGGTACGCTGTACGATTTAGTTCTGGAGTATACAGGTTCTCGTGTTAATTACATTGTTGGAGGTAAAACTCTCACTAGCACAGCTTTTAGTGGTTCTGTAACAGATATTTTCTTCCGTACTCGTGCTGCTAATAACAGCACTATGACCCTAAGCAACTTCGCCATCCAAAGCTTAGATCAGAATGGAAATCTGCTAGGAAATATATTTAATATTGGGAGTTTATCTTCTATTGGTCAAGGTAGTAGTGATATAGACTATTTGCAACTCAGCAATATATCTACTCCTTTCCGACTCACTGGTAAAGTCTCAATGAGTTGGACTGGTGCAGCACCTAGTCGTTCTAATTTGGCATATCAAATCAAAGTTGGCACTTCTCCCAAGAGGGTACCAGAACCTGCCACAGTTGGTGCTATTTTCTTAGCTGGGATTGCAGGTGTGGGGTGCAGTAAAAGAAACAAACAGACTCAACAGGTTTAA